In Collimonas arenae, a single genomic region encodes these proteins:
- the glnA gene encoding type I glutamate--ammonia ligase, translating into MAMTAAEVLKMAKDNEVKFVDFRFADTKGKEQHVTVPVSHFDIDKFESGHAFDGSSIAGWKGIEASDMLLMPDPSTANIDPFMEETTLFMQCDVIEPSDGKGYDRDPRSIAKRAEAYLKSSGLGDTAYFGPEPEFFIFDDVRWGADMSGCFVKIGSEEASWSTGAKLEGGNTGHRPTVKGGYFPVPPVDSFQDMRSEMCLILESLGIPVEVHHHEVAGAGQNEIGTKFSTLVERADWTQNMKYVIWNVAHTYGKTATFMPKPIVGDNGSGMHVHQSVWKDGKNLFAGDGYAGLSEFALFYIGGIIKHAKALNAITNPGTNSYKRLVPGYEAPVKLAYSARNRSASIRIPHVANPKGRRIETRFPDPLANPYLCFAALLMAGLDGVQNKIHPGEAASKDLYHLPPEEDKLIPTVCASLEEALEALDKDREFLTRGGVFSDSMIDAYLDLKMQEVQRFRMTTHPIEFDMYYSV; encoded by the coding sequence ATGGCAATGACAGCCGCAGAAGTCTTGAAAATGGCAAAAGACAACGAAGTCAAATTCGTTGATTTTCGCTTCGCTGACACCAAGGGCAAGGAACAGCACGTAACTGTCCCTGTCTCTCATTTCGATATCGACAAATTCGAATCGGGTCATGCATTCGACGGCTCTTCTATTGCTGGCTGGAAGGGTATTGAAGCTTCCGACATGTTGCTGATGCCGGATCCAAGTACTGCAAACATCGACCCGTTCATGGAAGAAACCACATTGTTCATGCAATGTGACGTGATCGAACCATCTGACGGCAAGGGCTATGACCGCGACCCGCGTTCGATCGCCAAGCGCGCAGAAGCCTACCTGAAATCATCCGGCCTGGGCGACACCGCCTATTTCGGTCCAGAACCAGAATTCTTCATTTTCGACGACGTCCGCTGGGGTGCCGACATGTCGGGCTGCTTCGTCAAGATCGGTTCCGAAGAAGCATCGTGGAGCACCGGCGCCAAGCTCGAAGGCGGTAACACCGGCCACCGTCCTACCGTCAAGGGCGGCTATTTCCCAGTTCCGCCAGTCGACAGCTTCCAGGACATGCGTTCGGAAATGTGCCTGATCCTGGAATCGCTGGGCATCCCGGTTGAAGTGCATCACCACGAAGTGGCTGGCGCCGGCCAGAATGAAATCGGCACCAAGTTCTCGACCCTGGTTGAGCGCGCCGACTGGACCCAGAACATGAAATACGTGATCTGGAACGTTGCACACACCTATGGCAAGACAGCGACTTTCATGCCAAAGCCTATCGTTGGCGACAACGGTTCCGGCATGCACGTGCACCAATCGGTTTGGAAAGACGGCAAGAACCTGTTCGCTGGCGACGGCTATGCAGGCCTGTCCGAATTCGCGCTGTTCTACATCGGCGGCATCATCAAGCACGCCAAGGCGCTGAACGCGATCACGAATCCAGGCACCAACTCGTACAAGCGTCTGGTTCCAGGTTACGAAGCACCGGTCAAGCTGGCGTACTCGGCGCGTAACCGTTCGGCTTCGATCCGTATTCCTCACGTGGCGAATCCAAAAGGCCGCCGTATCGAAACCCGCTTCCCAGATCCGCTGGCTAACCCGTACCTGTGCTTTGCAGCATTGCTGATGGCAGGTCTGGATGGCGTGCAAAACAAGATCCATCCGGGCGAAGCAGCATCGAAGGACCTGTACCATTTGCCGCCAGAAGAAGACAAACTGATTCCTACCGTTTGCGCTTCGCTGGAAGAAGCACTGGAAGCGCTGGACAAGGATCGCGAGTTCCTGACCCGTGGTGGCGTCTTCAGCGACAGCATGATCGATGCTTACCTTGACTTGAAGATGCAGGAAGTGCAACGCTTCCGCATGACGACGCACCCGATCGAATTCGATATGTACTATTCGGTGTAA
- a CDS encoding rhodanese-like domain-containing protein, with translation MTSSELFTIAKQRGQNDQLPYAGAVTPGEAFALLEADAATILVDVRTNAERDWVGRVSIAGAQHAAAQWSQYPGGVQNPDFLAQLAQIAEKGTPLLFLCRSGVRSQHAAKLATEHGYVNCFNILEGFEGDKDNNGHRKNVNGWCKAGLPWMGA, from the coding sequence ATGACCAGCAGCGAACTCTTCACCATAGCGAAACAACGCGGTCAAAACGATCAGCTTCCGTATGCCGGCGCCGTTACCCCCGGCGAGGCATTCGCCCTGCTGGAAGCGGACGCCGCCACTATTCTTGTCGATGTCCGCACCAATGCCGAGCGCGACTGGGTTGGCCGGGTTTCGATTGCCGGAGCGCAGCACGCGGCGGCGCAATGGTCGCAATATCCGGGTGGCGTGCAGAACCCGGATTTCCTGGCGCAATTGGCGCAGATCGCGGAAAAAGGCACGCCCCTATTGTTCCTTTGCCGTTCCGGCGTCCGTTCGCAGCACGCAGCCAAACTGGCGACCGAACATGGCTATGTCAACTGCTTCAATATTCTGGAAGGTTTCGAGGGCGACAAGGACAATAACGGCCACCGCAAGAACGTCAACGGCTGGTGCAAAGCGGGCTTGCCTTGGATGGGCGCCTAG
- a CDS encoding GNAT family N-acetyltransferase: MNLTALSIQVWLHTYATEGVSDDLAREVLTIFTPAYFQEVIADTDYRLLVEVDGANLLGYILLDLDSPCEEQNYGGVEVDTLYVQEHFHGRGIGRALLDHAMKHAGKLLWLKAWAGNTRALAFYKAYGFTDIGMAWHVIDDQKYENRILAYQKS, translated from the coding sequence ATGAACCTGACCGCTTTGTCGATACAGGTCTGGCTACATACTTACGCCACCGAAGGCGTCAGCGATGACCTTGCACGCGAAGTCCTCACCATCTTCACGCCTGCATATTTTCAAGAGGTAATTGCCGATACTGATTACCGCCTGTTAGTGGAAGTGGATGGCGCCAACCTGCTTGGCTATATCCTGCTGGATCTCGACTCGCCATGCGAGGAACAAAACTACGGCGGCGTCGAAGTCGACACCTTGTACGTGCAGGAACATTTTCATGGCCGCGGCATCGGCCGCGCACTGTTGGACCATGCAATGAAACACGCCGGCAAGCTGCTCTGGCTTAAGGCTTGGGCCGGCAACACTCGTGCGCTCGCCTTTTACAAGGCCTACGGGTTCACCGACATCGGGATGGCCTGGCACGTGATTGACGACCAGAAATACGAGAACCGTATCCTGGCCTATCAGAAGTCATAA
- a CDS encoding delta(1)-pyrroline-2-carboxylate reductase family protein encodes MQILDAQQTAAALPYSALVPALVKVAQQLREGKINAPERMVVEIDKASVLLCMPAVAADIGMTKLITVHANNAQHQLPAIQGEVVVFDAASGHRLALLHGPTVTARRTAAVSLLGIEALLPFKPKSALLIGTGVQAIAHADGLVDYFGVSEFWISARDLPKTKAFCDALQLRHPHITVKPVAADKLATELPHTDLVIALTTSRTAVIPVNIAADTLAIGVGAFKPDMVEFPAELLHSRTVVVDCLAGAKHEAGDLLQAQIDWSKVRELPDVLAHGFVQQAALPVYKTVGQAAWDLAAARVAIASLAS; translated from the coding sequence ATGCAAATTCTCGACGCTCAACAGACCGCCGCCGCGCTACCGTATTCTGCGCTGGTGCCTGCGCTGGTAAAAGTTGCGCAGCAACTGCGCGAAGGCAAGATCAACGCCCCCGAACGCATGGTGGTGGAGATCGACAAGGCTAGCGTGCTGCTATGCATGCCGGCGGTCGCCGCCGATATCGGCATGACCAAGCTGATCACGGTGCACGCCAATAATGCGCAGCATCAGTTACCGGCGATCCAGGGCGAAGTGGTGGTATTCGATGCCGCCAGCGGCCACCGCCTGGCGCTGTTGCACGGACCAACCGTTACCGCGCGCCGCACCGCTGCGGTCAGCTTGCTCGGCATCGAGGCTTTGCTGCCGTTCAAGCCGAAATCGGCCTTGCTGATCGGTACCGGCGTCCAGGCCATCGCGCATGCCGATGGCCTGGTTGATTATTTCGGCGTCAGCGAATTCTGGATCTCCGCCCGTGATTTGCCGAAGACGAAAGCCTTTTGCGATGCATTGCAGTTGCGTCATCCGCACATCACGGTCAAGCCCGTGGCTGCGGATAAATTAGCTACTGAATTACCGCATACCGACTTGGTGATAGCCTTGACCACCTCGCGTACTGCGGTGATACCGGTTAATATCGCGGCCGACACGCTGGCGATCGGCGTCGGCGCGTTCAAGCCCGACATGGTGGAATTTCCGGCCGAGCTTTTGCATAGCCGTACTGTGGTGGTGGACTGCCTGGCAGGCGCCAAACACGAAGCGGGGGACTTGTTGCAAGCGCAGATCGACTGGAGCAAGGTGCGTGAATTGCCCGATGTGCTGGCCCACGGTTTTGTGCAGCAAGCGGCGCTGCCGGTATACAAAACCGTTGGCCAGGCAGCCTGGGACCTGGCCGCCGCGCGGGTGGCGATTGCCTCGCTTGCCAGCTGA
- the lhpH gene encoding trans-3-hydroxy-L-proline dehydratase, which yields MLSYTRTIHTVDAHTGGEPLRIVISGLPPVPGKTILERRSWLKAQRDDLRQFLMNEPRGHADMYGAYLLPPVTPAADFGVIFIHNEGYSDMCGHGIIALGKVLVELNHVERTVPLTRIGFDTPAGFIEAQVEWDGQRAGAVTFRNVPAFIYRRDVEVETPSFGKVTGDIVFGGAFYYYMNGDQAGVRIKPEQVRQLIQLGAETKQAVKDQVKIQHPLEPGLDSLYGTIIDGAPNNPAADQANVCIFADREVDRSPTGTGTSGRAAQLFLRQKLALNQTLVNESIVGSCFRVRVTETAKVGEFDAAITEVTGNAHIMGFNQWVLEDSDPFPQGFFLR from the coding sequence ATGCTGAGTTACACACGCACCATCCACACGGTCGATGCACACACCGGCGGTGAACCGCTGCGCATCGTGATTTCCGGCTTGCCGCCAGTCCCAGGCAAGACCATTCTTGAACGCCGCAGCTGGCTCAAGGCGCAACGCGACGACTTGCGCCAGTTCCTGATGAACGAGCCGCGCGGCCATGCCGACATGTACGGCGCCTACTTGCTGCCGCCGGTCACGCCGGCCGCCGATTTCGGCGTGATCTTCATCCATAACGAAGGTTATAGCGACATGTGCGGCCATGGCATCATCGCGCTGGGCAAGGTGCTGGTCGAGCTGAACCATGTCGAACGCACTGTGCCGCTGACGCGGATAGGGTTTGACACGCCAGCCGGATTTATCGAAGCCCAGGTCGAGTGGGACGGCCAGCGTGCAGGCGCGGTGACGTTTCGCAACGTACCAGCATTTATCTATCGGCGCGATGTTGAAGTCGAGACGCCGAGCTTTGGCAAGGTGACTGGCGATATCGTGTTCGGCGGCGCGTTTTATTACTACATGAACGGCGACCAGGCTGGAGTCCGGATCAAGCCGGAGCAGGTGCGGCAACTGATCCAGCTGGGCGCCGAAACCAAGCAGGCCGTCAAGGACCAGGTAAAGATCCAGCATCCGCTGGAACCGGGGCTGGATAGCCTGTACGGCACCATCATCGACGGCGCCCCGAACAATCCAGCTGCGGACCAGGCCAATGTCTGCATCTTTGCGGACCGCGAAGTGGACCGTTCACCGACTGGCACCGGCACCTCGGGCCGCGCCGCGCAATTATTCTTGCGCCAGAAGCTGGCATTGAACCAGACCTTGGTTAATGAAAGCATTGTAGGCAGCTGTTTCCGGGTGCGCGTCACCGAGACCGCCAAGGTCGGCGAATTCGACGCCGCCATCACTGAGGTGACCGGCAACGCGCATATCATGGGCTTTAATCAATGGGTGCTGGAAGACAGCGACCCTTTCCCGCAAGGTTTCTTCTTGCGCTAA
- a CDS encoding branched-chain amino acid ABC transporter substrate-binding protein encodes MYARTKLMMVMLAAFPALAMAQETQVVKIGFSSPLTGPQASAGRDNQGGLAMAIDKLNSQGLVIGGKKIKFEAMMEDDQADPRAGVSVAQKLVDQGVKAVVGPYNSGVTIPASRVYNDAGIVMGTVASNPKVTLQGFHSVFRVAASDSQLGGKMALYAAKELKVKTVSIIDDRTAYGQGLAEEFSKVAKANGIKVLGNDFTNDKATDFTAILTSIKSKKPDAIFYGGYSPQGGPMMRQMKQLGVSAKFLGGDGICAPEMGRLGGDAITDQVYCTQGGAMLDKLASGKTFAADYQKRYSRPAETYAASFYDGMMVIAQAMKEANSVDPKQYVSALEKIHYKGVAGEYEFDTNHDLKQSPVTVYNFKGGAPVPLTSY; translated from the coding sequence ATGTACGCACGGACCAAATTGATGATGGTTATGTTGGCAGCATTCCCAGCGCTCGCAATGGCGCAGGAGACACAAGTTGTAAAGATCGGCTTTAGCAGCCCGCTGACCGGCCCACAGGCATCGGCAGGCCGCGACAACCAAGGCGGTCTGGCCATGGCGATCGACAAGCTGAATAGCCAGGGATTGGTTATCGGCGGCAAGAAAATCAAGTTTGAAGCGATGATGGAAGATGACCAGGCCGATCCGCGCGCTGGCGTCAGCGTTGCGCAAAAGCTGGTTGACCAGGGCGTCAAGGCGGTGGTAGGTCCTTACAACTCGGGCGTGACGATTCCTGCTTCGCGCGTGTATAACGATGCCGGCATCGTCATGGGCACCGTGGCTTCCAATCCGAAGGTTACGTTGCAAGGCTTCCACTCGGTATTCCGGGTAGCGGCCAGCGACAGCCAGCTGGGCGGCAAGATGGCGCTGTATGCAGCCAAGGAACTGAAGGTCAAGACCGTATCGATCATCGACGACCGTACCGCTTACGGCCAGGGCCTGGCGGAAGAATTTTCCAAAGTCGCCAAAGCCAACGGCATCAAAGTGCTCGGCAATGACTTCACCAACGACAAGGCAACCGATTTCACCGCTATCCTGACCTCCATCAAGTCCAAGAAACCGGACGCGATTTTCTACGGCGGCTACTCGCCACAGGGCGGTCCTATGATGCGCCAGATGAAACAGCTGGGCGTGAGCGCCAAGTTCCTGGGCGGCGATGGTATCTGCGCACCGGAAATGGGCCGTCTGGGCGGCGATGCGATTACCGACCAGGTGTATTGCACTCAGGGTGGCGCCATGCTGGACAAACTGGCTTCCGGCAAGACCTTCGCAGCTGATTACCAGAAGCGTTACAGCCGTCCTGCAGAGACTTATGCAGCTTCGTTCTACGACGGCATGATGGTGATCGCCCAGGCGATGAAAGAAGCCAACTCGGTCGATCCTAAGCAATACGTGTCGGCACTCGAAAAGATCCACTACAAGGGCGTCGCCGGCGAGTATGAATTCGACACCAACCACGACCTGAAGCAGTCGCCAGTGACGGTGTACAACTTCAAGGGTGGCGCACCAGTACCGCTGACCAGCTACTAA
- a CDS encoding transporter substrate-binding domain-containing protein: MSAPSQFFHHAVTLLLLACTLQISASAATVQKIMQRGKLVVGVSYVVPQYVAGAKYRTPESFDHTVAEDLAKQLGVHLVTVKVTAQNRLQMLAQGKVDLLLLDLTEADADILRVNASLLPTAYQASPKLIMRNDTDIKRLAQLKGRSICMAQGSRYIGAMGKNYAAVEKIYKAPADALLALRTGGCDAAMHDDAVLNGMLALPEWKKFSASLPLSASAARLTFVLRPKDGELASYLQRLNQEWSRGSYWADNQKTWINDVAFEVYLDQNVPDCH; this comes from the coding sequence ATGAGTGCGCCTTCGCAATTTTTCCATCATGCAGTTACGCTCCTGCTGCTGGCCTGTACTTTGCAAATTAGCGCTTCGGCCGCGACCGTGCAGAAAATCATGCAGCGTGGAAAACTGGTGGTTGGCGTCAGTTATGTCGTTCCGCAGTACGTCGCAGGGGCCAAGTACCGGACGCCCGAGAGTTTCGATCACACGGTAGCCGAGGATCTGGCCAAGCAATTGGGCGTGCATCTGGTGACGGTGAAAGTGACGGCGCAAAATCGTCTGCAAATGCTGGCGCAAGGAAAGGTTGATTTGCTTTTGCTGGATCTGACCGAAGCCGATGCAGATATCTTGCGCGTCAATGCCAGCCTGCTTCCTACTGCCTATCAAGCCAGCCCCAAGCTGATCATGCGTAACGACACCGATATCAAGCGTCTGGCGCAGCTCAAGGGCCGCAGCATCTGCATGGCGCAAGGCAGTCGCTATATCGGCGCCATGGGGAAAAATTACGCCGCCGTAGAAAAAATATACAAGGCCCCGGCCGACGCTTTACTGGCGCTCAGGACGGGAGGTTGCGACGCCGCCATGCATGACGATGCAGTGCTGAACGGCATGCTCGCTTTACCCGAGTGGAAAAAATTCTCAGCCAGCCTGCCGCTCAGCGCCAGTGCTGCCAGGCTGACTTTCGTCTTGCGGCCGAAAGACGGCGAGCTAGCTAGCTATCTGCAGCGATTGAACCAGGAGTGGAGTCGCGGCAGCTATTGGGCCGACAATCAAAAAACATGGATCAACGATGTCGCGTTTGAAGTCTATCTGGATCAGAACGTGCCCGACTGCCACTGA
- a CDS encoding ABC transporter permease → MSTQSRLVGYRKKLAMLLAILFIFLLWQIAAWSLPDFLMPGVLPVLGRLWQEALTPEFRTALWGSLTRLGGGYAAAMLFGVGFGLIGAVLFFFREVLKSAIIILQSIPSIAWVPLFLILMGFGNLPIMVVVALAAFFPAALSVMNATESVQQVHVSAARVMGATRWDMLKRVYLPAVMPELITGAQLAFGNAWRALISAEMLIGFGKGLGRTLAYAGETADMTGVMTNILAIAILAALIDQFILENLKHRVLRYQYV, encoded by the coding sequence ATGAGTACTCAAAGCCGGTTGGTCGGTTACCGCAAGAAACTAGCCATGTTGCTGGCCATCCTGTTTATCTTCCTGCTATGGCAGATTGCCGCGTGGTCATTGCCGGATTTCCTGATGCCGGGCGTGCTGCCGGTGCTGGGACGTTTGTGGCAGGAAGCGCTGACGCCGGAGTTCCGTACCGCCCTATGGGGCAGCCTGACCAGGCTGGGCGGCGGTTATGCGGCGGCGATGCTGTTCGGCGTTGGTTTCGGCCTGATCGGCGCAGTGCTGTTTTTCTTCCGCGAAGTATTGAAATCGGCCATCATCATCTTGCAGTCGATTCCCTCGATTGCCTGGGTGCCACTGTTCCTGATACTGATGGGCTTCGGCAACCTGCCGATCATGGTGGTCGTGGCGCTGGCGGCTTTTTTCCCGGCGGCATTGAGCGTCATGAACGCGACCGAAAGCGTGCAGCAAGTGCATGTCTCGGCGGCGCGGGTGATGGGCGCTACGCGCTGGGATATGTTGAAGCGGGTATATCTGCCGGCAGTCATGCCGGAACTGATCACCGGCGCCCAGCTGGCGTTCGGCAATGCCTGGCGTGCGCTGATATCGGCGGAGATGCTGATCGGTTTCGGTAAAGGGCTGGGCCGTACTTTGGCCTACGCCGGTGAAACCGCCGACATGACCGGCGTGATGACCAACATCCTGGCGATCGCGATCCTGGCGGCGTTGATCGACCAGTTCATTCTGGAAAACCTGAAGCATCGGGTATTGCGCTATCAGTACGTCTGA
- a CDS encoding ABC transporter substrate-binding protein — protein sequence MRFKPFLLLPALLLALAGQVSAAEKFKIGYLRVMDDAQAIAAFEGGFYKKHGLDVELIEFKSGTDLIKAIVGGQLDSGVLGFTNAAAWASKGADLKVVAGAQHGYHAIVVREDSGIKDVAGLKGHTLASQAEGSTADTVLKGVTLKNAGLKADDVNILGVSPQVAVQSLVGKRVDAAFLFEPQASIAKLVAPVKQIYEVGEVWPFPCMVVITSGETLAKRREAVWKSLDAQREAINLLQKDPAAASKLIAGYFIADPTLKTLKHGDLPRETVISDAIKSQTFSAVLTAKELARMQELANILQEQGSLKTRDGKPFNVNAIIDLDWQKDRKL from the coding sequence ATGAGATTTAAGCCGTTCTTGCTGCTTCCTGCACTTTTGCTAGCGCTGGCGGGCCAGGTTTCGGCTGCAGAAAAATTCAAGATCGGTTATCTGCGCGTAATGGACGATGCGCAAGCGATTGCCGCATTCGAGGGCGGCTTTTATAAGAAACATGGCTTGGATGTCGAACTGATCGAATTCAAATCTGGTACTGACCTGATCAAGGCCATCGTCGGCGGCCAGCTCGATAGCGGCGTGCTGGGATTTACCAACGCTGCGGCCTGGGCCTCCAAAGGCGCCGACCTGAAAGTGGTGGCCGGCGCGCAGCATGGCTATCACGCCATCGTGGTGCGCGAAGATAGCGGCATCAAGGATGTCGCCGGACTCAAAGGACATACGCTGGCGTCACAGGCCGAAGGCAGCACCGCCGATACGGTGCTCAAAGGTGTGACGCTCAAGAACGCCGGCCTGAAAGCCGACGATGTGAATATTCTCGGCGTCAGCCCGCAGGTGGCAGTGCAGTCGCTGGTCGGCAAGCGCGTCGATGCCGCCTTCCTGTTTGAGCCGCAAGCCAGCATTGCAAAGCTGGTGGCGCCAGTTAAGCAGATATATGAAGTCGGCGAAGTCTGGCCTTTCCCTTGCATGGTCGTAATCACTTCCGGCGAGACGTTGGCGAAACGGCGCGAAGCTGTCTGGAAATCGCTGGACGCGCAGCGCGAAGCCATTAATCTGCTGCAAAAAGATCCCGCTGCGGCATCGAAACTGATCGCCGGTTATTTCATCGCCGATCCCACCCTGAAAACCCTGAAACACGGCGACCTGCCGCGTGAAACGGTGATCAGCGACGCCATCAAGAGCCAGACGTTCAGCGCCGTGCTGACAGCCAAGGAACTGGCGCGTATGCAGGAGCTGGCGAATATCCTGCAGGAACAGGGGTCTTTGAAAACGCGTGACGGCAAGCCGTTCAACGTCAACGCCATCATCGATCTCGATTGGCAAAAAGACCGCAAGCTCTGA
- a CDS encoding ABC transporter ATP-binding protein, translating to MKLSFKHVNKQFSGLPVIDDFSREIEEGELVALVGPSGCGKSTLLHLAAGLGVPSRGAVLADGKDIKGPHPERMLMFQENALYPWLTLEANVALALELQKVSKASARQQARDWLAKVSLQGFEAYYPHQVSGGMRQRAALARAFITKPKVLLLDEPFGALDALTRMTLQDSLRQLIREERPTVLLVTHDVDEALFLADRILVFSPRPAKVLREFQLNRHEKTHDLSEFSATRREILCLLGIHAEQDAFAKKLEDIAA from the coding sequence ATGAAGTTATCTTTCAAGCACGTCAACAAGCAATTTTCCGGCTTGCCGGTCATCGACGATTTCAGCCGTGAAATCGAAGAAGGCGAACTGGTCGCGCTGGTCGGTCCGTCCGGCTGCGGCAAATCGACGCTCTTGCATCTGGCGGCGGGCCTTGGCGTTCCAAGCAGAGGCGCAGTACTGGCCGATGGCAAGGACATCAAGGGTCCGCATCCCGAGCGCATGCTGATGTTTCAAGAGAATGCACTTTATCCGTGGCTGACCCTGGAAGCCAATGTGGCCTTGGCGCTGGAGCTGCAAAAAGTGAGCAAAGCTAGTGCCCGCCAGCAAGCGCGCGACTGGCTTGCCAAAGTCAGTCTGCAGGGTTTTGAAGCCTACTATCCGCATCAGGTTTCCGGCGGCATGCGGCAACGCGCGGCGTTGGCGCGCGCTTTCATCACCAAGCCAAAAGTGCTGCTGCTGGATGAGCCGTTCGGCGCGCTGGATGCCTTGACGCGCATGACTTTGCAGGATTCTTTGCGCCAGCTGATCCGGGAAGAGCGTCCGACGGTGTTGCTGGTGACGCACGATGTCGACGAAGCCTTGTTCCTGGCTGACCGCATTCTGGTATTCAGTCCGCGTCCGGCTAAGGTGCTGCGCGAGTTCCAGTTGAACCGACACGAGAAAACCCACGATCTTTCCGAATTTTCCGCCACCCGGCGGGAAATTCTTTGCCTGCTCGGGATACACGCAGAGCAAGACGCATTCGCCAAAAAACTTGAGGATATTGCAGCATGA
- a CDS encoding SDR family oxidoreductase, giving the protein MKNIKQHHGDKLGKPRLLILGCGDVGLRLLELLQHRFRVLAVTSQPSRCAELRAAGAIPLVADLDQPATLARLARLAQIVVHLAPPHSAGEKDQRTRNLAAILPERATLVYISTTGVYGDCDGALITETQTLQPHNGRARRRVDAEQVLRGWARRRSGRLAILRVPGIYAANRLPLERLRKGTPALVAEDDVYTNHIHADDLARVIAAALFKAAPLRVYHASDDSQLKMAEYFDLVAKAFDFPPPPRLPRAELEKVVSPMLLSFMSESRRLQNQRIKQELGVRLHYPDVQTALRAMIATGENVEQRE; this is encoded by the coding sequence ATGAAAAATATAAAACAACACCATGGCGATAAGCTTGGAAAGCCGCGCCTTCTAATCCTCGGTTGCGGCGACGTGGGACTGCGTTTGTTAGAACTATTGCAACACCGGTTTCGCGTGTTGGCGGTGACCAGCCAGCCAAGCCGTTGCGCTGAACTGCGTGCTGCCGGGGCGATTCCGCTGGTAGCCGATCTTGATCAACCGGCAACATTGGCGCGCCTTGCGCGTCTGGCGCAGATCGTTGTGCATCTGGCGCCGCCGCATTCGGCGGGAGAAAAGGACCAGCGTACCCGCAATCTGGCCGCCATTTTACCCGAGCGCGCCACTCTTGTTTACATCAGTACCACTGGCGTCTATGGCGATTGCGACGGAGCGTTGATTACCGAAACCCAGACCCTGCAGCCGCACAATGGTCGTGCCAGGCGCCGCGTCGATGCCGAGCAGGTTTTGCGCGGATGGGCGCGACGCCGTTCAGGGCGCCTGGCGATCCTGCGGGTGCCGGGCATTTATGCGGCAAACCGCTTGCCGCTGGAGCGCTTGCGCAAGGGGACGCCGGCCCTGGTTGCCGAGGATGATGTGTATACCAACCACATTCATGCCGACGACCTGGCGCGGGTTATCGCTGCAGCGCTGTTCAAGGCAGCGCCTTTGCGGGTCTACCATGCCAGCGACGATTCTCAACTGAAGATGGCGGAGTACTTCGACCTGGTGGCCAAGGCTTTCGACTTCCCGCCGCCGCCCCGGCTTCCGCGGGCCGAACTGGAAAAAGTAGTGTCGCCGATGCTGCTGTCGTTCATGTCGGAATCGCGCCGTTTGCAAAACCAGCGGATCAAGCAAGAGTTGGGCGTTCGTTTGCATTATCCCGATGTGCAAACGGCATTGCGGGCCATGATCGCGACGGGGGAAAATGTGGAGCAGCGAGAGTGA